From Leptotrichia sp. HSP-536, one genomic window encodes:
- a CDS encoding hemagglutinin repeat-containing protein encodes MTSVKHISVLGNISSTGNILTNEDLSAKNTVTSGTIAAKNLRVDSLTNDGKISTNGELTAKDVKNTGEILSSGKISGNSFVTLGKVQTNESLDINGFLDNSGTVGAAKDITVAGNVLNSGEILTNGDFTSRNMHTSGTVVSNNLRTGNLKNDGKIVANKDITAKKVASTGDITVVGKISADSLKSSGTLRTNEDLSINGRFDNDGTVETSKNVAVSGDINNTGKIIAGGNLSGRNTVSAGVISSRNVNVDDLKNDGKITSGENITARKVTNTGDIAAVGTVSSDDMKTSGTVKANKTITVAGKLENDGTLETAEDVKVSGNIRNTGRIASNGDLTGKDTVTSGTIASRNVKVDNLSNDGVIVANGNLNAKNIKNTKDITAVGTVSSDDLATSGNVRSNGKITVSGKLENRGSVETSKNIAVAGNIRNDGKIAANDDLTGKNTENNGNIYVKNLEVNNLKNTGKVEGVNLKTDDIANSGDITAIGKVSGGNIDNSGKLLANDTIDAKNIKNAASSSKIAAGKGITGERIDNSGTFATNGDIKATSSLVNSGTVDGKGIDVAGADFVNSGKINADNIRARVVNTRNDGYIYSGNDVDLTTNTLINTKEITAVNNVSAANANVTNSGKIVSNGRVLLDNSAITNTGEILSGEIFMRNAQKFDNIGTIKGNNTELSINQDINLAGNLHGQQRLVISGNSITNNGNTTGTGLIEINSNDFTNNRELASDTVVINGRGEVVNNSMITGNNGKISGRNITNNDLVAFENSLEMNAQGKVQNNKGKAIYGGKALVIRANEIMNDEAEILGGNMDLNAAKITNNVATIQSTGDITITSSDFQNIGRVSNLGSYEKYYETWDNRRLSEAEVLNGWIYHHGDDWDKSSNGSRGRKARSEQREWLETFIRDTGGNSLLLTKYQNDARNALNNGYQRLESESARHPEVALRGKIESRATTEYGKVLASGNITINSGNFKNRDSIISGGGLVNITATNFENSVTTGNPVQLQKGTEKLELEVRRYKKRKRPRVKMVAYFHRDLTTGDIGYESGQPSVIEGQQVIVNAPNIIQNPIEAGRGKELKNGGAIGRTLLSSTSVGVNKGTNSVNGQIQVSGNTLLSKISNSFGGNSQVNGSTSLNNPVSNGFDRAIQIAGNNSGLKDIKNTGRISVTPILTSAMFTANMNPSSRYLMETRSRYISLGQYFGSDYFTSRVGYSEIWDRTRRLGDAYYENQLLTRSLGEKLGTAFINGKSNQELVKSMIDNAATEGARLGLTVGQELTQEQINNLNKDIVWYVTKEVNGIEVLAPQVYLSKNTRSSISDDTRNRVGGINGTYIETNNFVNNGTKYGNGGMTVVKANTVRNETATNLLSEISGDQTYVNAVGNIENIGGLISGRDLVSVVSQNGDVINRTTTREVGYNNGELDRTRFTDVVSVAEISSKNGPAYIQGKNYTSEGAVTAGNTVRIDASENVNINALKLTGEQKFGRNNDNYGSYSFVNHLQSAVNGTDGVMITSGKDTNISGSQVASLGNVNINAQNINITNVVNNESIESKRVNSGFISTETKANSAYIESNQGSRIFGNNVILDSKKDTNVIASDIMANRDEFGNGGNILITAGDNVNILSDTVSQSSSSTTSKTKSIGSSKGRADGMAQVIQNSSRLSANGGNIVVKSGKDTLIGASELQSTESIGLVAGRNVLVTGFDEKYGESSSKYKGGMFRGGHLYKSNSESEKNQNITNKESVLKAGKDIVVKGENIGIIGSDFDAGKDINVDAKNGIIVKSRNEVYSSENQKNETKLGFFAKGHNLSFEAGIEDKSKSDASATKQIRPDESTLVANGNINLKSGENIYFEGMPQADGTSALTPRTYLLRTLKGELNIRMRARRQGFHLELI; translated from the coding sequence TTGACTTCTGTTAAGCATATTTCAGTCTTAGGAAACATAAGCAGTACAGGAAATATTTTGACAAATGAGGATTTATCGGCTAAAAATACTGTAACATCAGGGACAATTGCGGCCAAGAATCTGAGAGTGGACAGCCTGACTAATGATGGTAAAATAAGCACAAATGGTGAATTAACTGCAAAAGATGTGAAAAATACTGGAGAGATTTTATCATCAGGAAAAATTTCAGGAAATAGTTTTGTAACTTTAGGAAAGGTTCAGACTAATGAATCCCTTGATATTAATGGGTTTCTTGATAACAGCGGAACAGTCGGGGCAGCAAAGGACATAACAGTTGCCGGAAACGTATTAAATTCAGGGGAAATCCTTACTAATGGAGATTTTACTTCAAGGAATATGCACACTTCCGGAACTGTAGTTTCAAATAATTTAAGAACTGGAAACCTTAAAAATGATGGTAAAATTGTAGCCAATAAGGATATAACGGCTAAAAAGGTTGCAAGTACAGGAGATATTACTGTTGTCGGTAAAATTTCAGCGGATAGCCTGAAATCATCAGGAACTTTAAGAACCAATGAGGATCTTTCTATTAATGGAAGGTTTGACAATGACGGGACAGTCGAAACTTCAAAGAATGTAGCTGTTTCAGGAGATATTAACAATACCGGGAAAATAATTGCAGGCGGTAATTTAAGCGGTAGGAATACCGTTTCAGCTGGAGTTATCTCTTCAAGAAATGTAAATGTTGATGACTTGAAGAATGATGGGAAAATTACTTCAGGAGAAAATATTACGGCTAGGAAAGTAACGAATACTGGAGATATTGCGGCAGTTGGAACAGTTTCAAGTGATGATATGAAAACATCAGGAACTGTAAAGGCTAATAAGACAATTACAGTTGCAGGAAAACTTGAAAATGACGGGACACTTGAAACTGCTGAAGATGTGAAGGTGTCTGGAAATATAAGAAATACTGGAAGAATTGCTTCAAACGGAGATTTAACCGGTAAGGACACAGTTACTTCAGGGACGATTGCTTCAAGAAATGTGAAAGTTGATAACTTAAGCAATGACGGAGTGATTGTTGCAAATGGTAACCTGAATGCTAAAAATATTAAGAATACTAAGGATATAACGGCTGTTGGGACAGTTTCATCTGATGACTTGGCAACATCAGGGAATGTAAGATCCAATGGAAAAATTACAGTTTCTGGAAAGCTGGAAAACAGAGGGTCTGTTGAAACTTCTAAAAATATTGCGGTTGCCGGAAATATCAGGAATGATGGAAAGATAGCTGCAAATGATGATTTGACAGGGAAAAATACTGAAAACAACGGAAATATCTATGTCAAGAATCTGGAAGTCAATAACCTGAAGAATACTGGAAAAGTTGAAGGTGTGAACCTTAAAACGGATGATATTGCAAACAGCGGAGATATTACAGCTATTGGCAAGGTTTCAGGCGGAAACATTGACAATTCAGGAAAGCTGCTTGCCAATGATACAATTGATGCCAAGAATATAAAAAATGCCGCTAGTTCCAGCAAAATTGCGGCTGGAAAAGGCATAACTGGGGAAAGAATTGATAACTCCGGAACATTTGCGACAAATGGAGATATTAAGGCTACAAGTTCACTTGTGAACAGTGGAACAGTTGACGGAAAAGGAATTGACGTTGCAGGAGCTGACTTTGTAAATTCAGGAAAGATAAATGCTGACAATATCAGAGCCAGAGTGGTTAATACAAGAAATGATGGGTATATTTATTCAGGAAATGATGTTGACTTAACTACGAATACGTTGATAAATACTAAGGAAATTACTGCAGTCAATAATGTAAGCGCCGCAAATGCGAATGTTACAAATAGCGGAAAGATTGTCTCAAATGGCAGAGTTTTACTTGATAATTCAGCAATTACAAATACTGGGGAAATTTTATCAGGTGAAATATTTATGAGAAATGCCCAAAAATTTGATAACATCGGAACTATTAAGGGGAACAATACAGAATTAAGTATAAATCAGGACATTAACCTTGCAGGGAATCTTCATGGGCAGCAGAGGCTTGTAATTTCAGGGAACAGCATTACAAACAATGGTAACACTACTGGAACTGGCCTAATCGAGATTAACTCAAATGACTTTACGAACAACAGGGAGCTTGCTTCCGATACAGTTGTCATAAATGGCCGTGGGGAAGTAGTCAACAACAGCATGATTACTGGAAATAACGGAAAGATTTCAGGAAGAAATATCACAAATAACGATTTAGTTGCATTTGAGAACTCTCTTGAAATGAACGCGCAGGGCAAGGTTCAGAACAACAAGGGGAAAGCCATCTATGGAGGAAAGGCTCTTGTCATAAGGGCAAATGAGATAATGAATGACGAAGCTGAAATACTTGGCGGAAACATGGATCTTAATGCCGCAAAGATTACGAATAACGTGGCGACAATCCAGTCAACTGGGGATATTACAATTACTTCAAGTGATTTTCAGAATATTGGTAGGGTTTCTAATTTAGGAAGCTATGAGAAGTATTATGAAACTTGGGATAACAGAAGATTATCTGAAGCTGAGGTTTTGAATGGATGGATATATCATCACGGAGATGACTGGGATAAGAGTTCTAATGGAAGTCGTGGGAGAAAAGCACGTAGCGAACAGAGAGAGTGGCTTGAAACTTTCATAAGAGATACTGGTGGAAATTCATTGTTATTGACAAAATATCAGAATGATGCCAGAAATGCATTAAATAATGGATACCAAAGGCTTGAAAGTGAATCCGCAAGACATCCAGAAGTTGCATTAAGAGGAAAAATAGAGAGTAGAGCTACAACTGAATATGGTAAGGTTTTAGCAAGCGGAAATATTACAATAAATTCTGGTAATTTTAAAAATAGGGACAGCATAATTTCAGGTGGAGGCTTAGTCAATATTACTGCAACTAATTTTGAAAATTCAGTAACGACAGGTAATCCTGTACAGTTACAAAAAGGTACAGAAAAATTAGAATTAGAGGTAAGACGATATAAGAAAAGAAAAAGACCCAGAGTAAAAATGGTGGCTTATTTCCATAGAGATTTAACAACTGGGGATATTGGCTATGAATCAGGACAGCCAAGCGTAATTGAAGGACAGCAGGTTATTGTAAATGCTCCAAATATTATACAAAATCCAATTGAAGCTGGACGGGGAAAAGAATTAAAAAATGGCGGTGCAATAGGGAGAACTTTGCTGTCATCAACTTCAGTTGGAGTAAACAAGGGGACAAATTCTGTTAATGGACAGATTCAGGTTTCTGGAAACACTTTATTGTCTAAAATAAGTAACAGCTTTGGCGGAAATTCACAGGTTAATGGAAGTACAAGCTTAAATAATCCTGTAAGCAATGGATTTGACAGGGCAATTCAGATTGCAGGAAACAATTCAGGACTTAAGGATATTAAGAATACGGGAAGAATAAGCGTAACCCCTATTCTGACAAGTGCAATGTTTACAGCAAATATGAATCCGTCTTCAAGATACCTTATGGAAACAAGAAGCAGATACATAAGTCTTGGGCAATATTTTGGAAGCGACTACTTCACTTCAAGAGTTGGCTATTCTGAAATATGGGACAGAACAAGACGGCTTGGAGATGCATATTATGAAAACCAGTTATTAACTAGATCATTAGGTGAAAAGCTGGGAACTGCATTCATAAATGGAAAATCTAATCAGGAATTAGTCAAGTCAATGATAGACAATGCCGCAACTGAAGGTGCAAGGCTTGGACTTACAGTGGGGCAGGAACTGACTCAGGAACAGATAAATAACCTGAATAAGGATATTGTATGGTATGTAACTAAGGAAGTGAATGGTATTGAAGTTCTTGCTCCGCAAGTTTATTTAAGCAAAAATACACGTTCATCAATTAGTGACGACACTAGAAATAGAGTTGGCGGAATTAATGGAACATATATTGAAACTAATAATTTTGTCAATAATGGTACGAAATATGGTAATGGCGGAATGACAGTTGTTAAGGCCAATACTGTAAGAAATGAAACTGCAACAAATTTACTTTCAGAAATTTCAGGTGACCAGACTTACGTAAATGCAGTTGGAAATATTGAAAATATTGGTGGACTGATAAGTGGAAGAGACTTAGTTTCTGTGGTTTCTCAAAATGGAGATGTAATTAACAGAACGACAACCAGGGAAGTTGGGTATAACAACGGGGAACTGGACAGAACAAGATTTACTGATGTTGTATCCGTAGCTGAAATATCTTCTAAAAATGGGCCAGCATATATTCAAGGAAAAAATTATACTTCAGAAGGGGCTGTAACTGCTGGAAATACAGTAAGAATAGATGCCAGTGAAAATGTAAATATCAATGCTTTAAAATTAACTGGTGAACAGAAATTTGGCAGAAACAATGACAATTATGGAAGCTACAGCTTTGTAAACCATCTACAGTCAGCTGTAAATGGAACTGATGGAGTTATGATAACGTCAGGAAAAGATACAAATATTTCAGGAAGTCAGGTGGCTTCGCTTGGAAATGTAAATATTAATGCACAAAATATTAATATTACAAATGTTGTTAATAATGAGTCAATAGAATCAAAACGTGTTAATTCAGGATTTATAAGCACTGAAACAAAAGCTAATAGTGCTTACATTGAAAGTAATCAAGGCTCTCGAATTTTTGGAAACAATGTAATATTGGACTCTAAGAAAGATACTAATGTTATTGCTTCAGATATAATGGCAAACAGAGATGAATTTGGAAATGGTGGAAACATACTGATAACCGCAGGAGATAATGTGAATATTTTAAGCGACACTGTTTCACAGTCAAGCAGTTCAACAACATCAAAGACAAAAAGTATAGGTTCAAGCAAGGGAAGAGCTGATGGAATGGCACAGGTTATTCAAAATTCATCACGCCTTTCTGCAAATGGTGGAAATATAGTTGTCAAATCAGGAAAAGACACCTTGATTGGTGCAAGTGAGCTGCAGTCAACAGAAAGCATAGGGCTGGTGGCTGGTAGAAATGTTCTGGTTACAGGATTTGATGAAAAATATGGAGAAAGTTCGTCCAAATATAAAGGCGGAATGTTCAGGGGCGGACATTTATACAAGAGCAATTCTGAAAGTGAAAAGAATCAGAACATTACAAACAAGGAAAGTGTACTAAAGGCTGGAAAGGATATTGTTGTCAAGGGAGAAAACATTGGAATTATCGGTTCAGACTTTGATGCTGGAAAGGATATAAATGTGGATGCCAAGAACGGAATTATTGTCAAGTCAAGAAATGAAGTCTACAGCAGCGAAAATCAGAAAAATGAGACAAAGTTAGGATTTTTCGCCAAAGGGCATAACCTGTCATTTGAGGCCGGAATAGAAGACAAATCAAAATCTGACGCTTCAGCAACTAAGCAGATAAGACCTGATGAAAGCACATTAGTCGCAAATGGAAATATCAATCTGAAAAGTGGAGAAAATATCTACTTTGAGGGGATGCCGCAAGCGGACGGGACATCAGCCTTGACTCCAAGAACATATTTATTGCGGACTCTGAAGGGAGAGTTGAATATACGAATGAGAGCAAGGAGACAAGGGTTTCATTTGGAATTGATATGA
- a CDS encoding recombinase family protein, with protein MKFGYARVSTAKQDLTRQVMALGKYGCDEVYSDVQSGKNMKRAELQKILSKIRENDTFVVTDIDRLGRNFTEVTELYTKLKDMKVNIAVINQELLNHNVNDRKDEIVNVVVIPLLIYLAERERSTLIERINDGIKNMPVGKSGKRYSRKTGNVIGRPVKVLKLSKEEQDMLKRVRKKEISVKSFCRFMQISRSSYYKYYRNSYPD; from the coding sequence AAGGCAGGTAATGGCACTTGGAAAATATGGCTGTGATGAAGTCTACAGTGATGTACAAAGCGGAAAAAATATGAAACGGGCCGAGTTGCAAAAAATTTTGTCAAAAATTCGGGAAAATGATACGTTTGTTGTTACAGATATTGACAGGCTTGGGCGTAATTTTACGGAAGTTACTGAGCTTTATACAAAGCTTAAGGATATGAAGGTTAATATTGCTGTAATCAATCAGGAGCTTTTAAACCATAATGTGAATGACAGGAAGGATGAAATTGTAAATGTTGTTGTGATTCCGCTTCTCATATATCTGGCTGAAAGGGAACGAAGCACCTTGATTGAAAGAATAAATGACGGAATCAAGAATATGCCGGTCGGAAAGTCTGGGAAGAGATACAGCAGGAAAACTGGAAACGTCATTGGGCGGCCAGTTAAAGTCTTAAAGCTTTCAAAAGAGGAGCAGGATATGCTAAAGCGGGTAAGAAAAAAGGAAATAAGCGTAAAAAGTTTCTGCAGGTTTATGCAGATAAGCAGGTCCTCATATTATAAATATTACAGGAACAGCTATCCTGATTAA